The following are encoded in a window of Amphibacillus xylanus NBRC 15112 genomic DNA:
- a CDS encoding sugar phosphate isomerase/epimerase family protein, which translates to MRLGGQVFIEDITPEKWIKKLQEKNYRAAVFPIDHTASDEEILSYQKAAEAADIVIAEVGAWSNPISPDPVVREKAINYCKDQLRLADRIGANVCVNISGSRGNQWDAPHPDNFSEATFNLIVKTVQEIIDDVKPTNTFFALEMMPWALPDDTETYLELMKAIDRKEFAVHFDPVNMLNSPRKVYRNRELIEEFFEKLGPYTKTAHAKDIALGTELTTHLSEVIPGEGILDYDAFLLGMDKLGPEIPLMMEHLDTEAEYDKATAYIRKKAEQLGIQL; encoded by the coding sequence ATGCGTTTAGGTGGACAAGTTTTTATTGAAGATATTACACCTGAAAAATGGATAAAAAAATTACAAGAAAAAAACTATCGTGCTGCTGTATTTCCAATCGATCATACAGCAAGTGATGAGGAAATCTTAAGCTATCAGAAAGCCGCTGAAGCTGCAGATATTGTTATTGCAGAAGTAGGCGCTTGGTCAAATCCAATAAGTCCTGATCCAGTCGTGCGTGAAAAAGCAATTAACTATTGTAAAGATCAATTAAGACTTGCAGATCGAATTGGAGCTAATGTATGTGTTAATATTTCTGGATCTCGAGGCAATCAGTGGGATGCTCCCCATCCTGATAATTTCTCTGAAGCAACTTTTAATTTAATTGTCAAAACAGTTCAAGAGATTATTGACGATGTAAAGCCTACTAACACATTCTTTGCCCTGGAAATGATGCCATGGGCACTACCAGATGATACAGAAACATACTTAGAGCTTATGAAAGCAATTGATCGTAAAGAATTTGCTGTTCACTTTGACCCTGTGAATATGCTTAATAGTCCAAGAAAAGTGTATCGTAATCGTGAGCTGATTGAAGAGTTCTTTGAAAAATTAGGACCTTATACAAAAACTGCACACGCAAAAGATATTGCACTTGGAACAGAGCTTACAACACATTTAAGTGAAGTAATACCTGGTGAAGGTATTCTTGATTATGATGCATTCTTACTGGGTATGGACAAGCTCGGTCCTGAGATTCCACTAATGATGGAGCACCTTGATACAGAAGCAGAATACGACAAAGCAACAGCTTACATTCGTAAGAAAGCTGAGCAATTAGGTATTCAATTATAA
- a CDS encoding C45 family autoproteolytic acyltransferase/hydolase: MVSVFTDVIQYRGSHYQFGFEQGKQLKSSILLRNRQIQSKKRRKRHFYTDVNEAVQLLNQFSPMLLAEIEGLADGLDWSFEQAVRAFSGYYLEEERSGCSIMTGHDFLVRNYDSHPSSYEGRLVVYQPNDGGYATIGPSMQITGRMDGINEKGFSMGYNFTNRIGSDDGFVCNMIGRILLENCATVDEGIELLKAIPHRSAFSYVLFDLTGRSVVVEASPRSVVVRPANMCTNHFELLHEENRYQSDESIERLNKIKSSWQPNLSIREAYQMFNDRANGIFSDRYGAWSGTLHTSYYEPTTLTALYGIGANQIPVRINLANFLKGETIRIKRVTGQLNADVPFINDKYSIELK; encoded by the coding sequence TTGGTTAGTGTTTTTACTGATGTTATACAATATCGTGGTTCACATTATCAATTTGGATTTGAGCAAGGTAAGCAATTAAAATCATCGATTCTATTAAGAAATCGGCAAATTCAATCAAAGAAGCGGCGCAAACGTCACTTTTATACAGATGTAAATGAGGCAGTACAATTACTTAACCAATTTAGCCCAATGCTTTTAGCTGAGATAGAGGGGTTAGCCGATGGGTTAGACTGGTCATTTGAGCAAGCAGTTAGAGCATTTAGTGGTTACTATTTAGAAGAGGAAAGAAGCGGTTGTTCGATTATGACAGGTCATGACTTCCTTGTACGTAATTATGATAGTCATCCAAGTAGTTATGAAGGCCGTTTAGTTGTCTATCAACCAAATGATGGGGGATACGCAACAATTGGTCCATCAATGCAAATAACTGGTCGCATGGATGGGATTAATGAGAAGGGCTTTTCCATGGGGTATAATTTTACTAATCGAATTGGTTCTGATGATGGGTTTGTCTGTAATATGATAGGACGCATATTATTAGAAAACTGCGCAACAGTTGATGAAGGTATTGAATTATTGAAAGCTATACCACATCGAAGTGCTTTTTCTTATGTGTTATTTGATCTTACAGGAAGATCTGTTGTCGTAGAGGCTAGTCCGAGAAGTGTTGTTGTAAGGCCAGCTAATATGTGTACAAATCATTTTGAATTACTACATGAAGAAAATCGTTATCAAAGTGATGAATCGATTGAACGATTAAATAAAATCAAAAGCAGTTGGCAACCCAATTTATCAATTAGAGAGGCCTATCAAATGTTTAATGATCGAGCAAACGGGATTTTCTCTGATCGATATGGCGCTTGGTCAGGTACGCTTCATACAAGCTATTATGAGCCAACTACATTAACAGCACTTTACGGAATTGGTGCTAATCAAATACCTGTTCGAATTAATTTGGCAAATTTTTTAAAAGGCGAAACGATTCGAATTAAGCGAGTGACAGGTCAATTAAATGCAGATGTACCTTTTATCAATGATAAATATTCAATTGAATTAAAATAA
- a CDS encoding glycoside hydrolase family 43 protein, translating into MQYENPVIKGFYPDPSIVRVDETNYYMATSSFEYFPGVPIFHSVDLVNWQQIGHALTRKSQLDLSNTPSSSGIYAPTLRYHQGTFYLITTDVRGIGNFYVTAKDPRGPWSEPIKIPYGNIDPSLLFDEDGKVYVTVQNGAGLDSHVIQYEIDPLTGEALTEPVRIFDGDGGEWTEAPHLYNIHGLYYLLCASGGTGLNHRAIIARSDQPYGPFELCEMPILTHNQLPDHPIQALGHADFVEDNDGNWWAVFLATRPVQGKYTIFGRETFLAPIEWTEDGWPIIDPNKGTVNQLMESTELTATNINRPNEFFTDFKERKMLPNWYYLRYRDENSYLHLCSRNGWLRLDGNKDTLNDQLGVPAFIAVPQTDIDIEVSTEMLFSPEQDQEEAGLVARLNERAHYDLVIKRIKGKRYLLARQTVTGDTVVLANVLIKEDQLELKFAIDQEYYYFLYKAKGKSWVQLAKSPLKYLSVEENGGTGAVFTGVMLGLYATGNGQDSKTPAYFNWFKIKRTNQKTE; encoded by the coding sequence ATGCAATACGAAAACCCAGTAATAAAAGGATTCTATCCAGATCCAAGTATTGTTAGAGTGGATGAAACGAATTATTATATGGCAACAAGTTCTTTTGAATACTTCCCGGGTGTACCAATTTTTCATAGTGTCGATCTTGTCAACTGGCAACAGATTGGTCATGCCTTAACAAGAAAGTCACAACTCGATTTATCAAACACCCCAAGTTCTTCAGGTATTTACGCACCGACTCTACGTTACCATCAAGGAACATTTTATTTAATTACAACAGATGTCCGAGGGATCGGGAATTTTTACGTTACAGCAAAGGATCCCCGCGGTCCATGGTCTGAACCGATTAAGATTCCATATGGAAATATTGATCCATCACTTTTATTTGATGAGGATGGCAAAGTTTATGTAACGGTTCAAAATGGAGCTGGGTTAGATTCACATGTGATTCAATATGAAATTGATCCTTTAACAGGTGAGGCGTTAACTGAACCTGTCAGAATTTTTGATGGAGATGGGGGCGAATGGACTGAAGCGCCGCATCTATACAATATTCATGGTTTATATTATTTACTTTGTGCAAGTGGGGGAACAGGACTTAATCACCGTGCGATAATTGCAAGAAGTGATCAACCGTACGGACCATTTGAATTATGTGAGATGCCAATCTTAACCCATAATCAATTACCCGATCACCCAATTCAAGCACTTGGTCATGCTGACTTTGTCGAAGATAATGATGGCAATTGGTGGGCAGTATTTTTAGCAACTCGCCCAGTCCAAGGTAAATACACAATCTTTGGTCGAGAAACATTCCTAGCACCAATTGAGTGGACAGAAGATGGTTGGCCGATAATTGATCCTAATAAAGGAACAGTTAATCAACTGATGGAATCTACAGAGTTGACGGCAACTAATATAAATAGACCTAATGAGTTTTTTACTGATTTTAAAGAACGAAAAATGTTACCAAACTGGTATTACTTAAGATATCGAGACGAGAATTCGTATTTACATCTTTGTAGTCGAAATGGTTGGTTAAGATTAGATGGAAATAAGGATACTTTAAATGATCAATTAGGTGTACCGGCGTTTATTGCTGTTCCGCAAACTGATATCGATATTGAAGTGTCTACTGAAATGTTATTTTCACCTGAACAAGATCAAGAAGAAGCGGGATTGGTTGCGCGCTTGAATGAACGTGCACATTATGACCTCGTTATAAAACGGATAAAAGGTAAGCGTTATCTTTTAGCTCGTCAAACAGTTACAGGTGACACGGTCGTCTTAGCAAATGTTCTAATCAAAGAAGATCAATTAGAATTGAAGTTTGCGATCGATCAAGAATACTATTATTTCTTATATAAGGCAAAAGGTAAGTCATGGGTTCAATTAGCGAAGAGTCCATTAAAATATTTATCAGTCGAAGAGAATGGTGGTACAGGAGCTGTATTCACTGGCGTTATGCTTGGACTATATGCAACAGGAAATGGTCAAGATAGCAAAACACCTGCGTATTTTAATTGGTTTAAAATTAAACGAACTAATCAAAAGACAGAATAA
- a CDS encoding DUF368 domain-containing protein: MKQKNFIDWWLRFIKGIFIGSGFILPGVSGGALAAVFGIYERIILFLANLTKNFKDNVRFFFPVGLGAVTGIFLLSFAVSFLLGNYETIILWFFVGCIVGTVPALWREAGKRGRNKKDIVNTVITFIVFFLFLSFGEQLLTTTIEQNIWTWTIAGGLIGLGMIVPGLSPSNFLIYFGMYKAMSDGIKNLDFGVIIPIGVGAVLCVLALSKLIEFILDRAYSTLFHFILGVVFASTVMIIPTNYQGINWIGILLCVVLFELGILLGWWMSELERRYT, from the coding sequence ATGAAACAAAAAAACTTTATCGATTGGTGGTTACGCTTTATTAAAGGGATTTTTATTGGCTCAGGCTTTATTTTACCTGGTGTTAGTGGCGGAGCCTTAGCCGCGGTATTTGGCATTTACGAGCGAATCATCTTATTTTTAGCTAATTTAACGAAAAATTTTAAAGATAATGTACGGTTTTTCTTCCCAGTAGGTCTAGGGGCAGTAACAGGGATCTTTCTACTATCATTTGCGGTCAGTTTTTTATTAGGTAATTATGAAACAATTATCCTTTGGTTCTTCGTTGGATGTATTGTAGGTACCGTACCAGCGCTTTGGAGAGAAGCAGGTAAACGGGGGCGAAATAAAAAGGATATCGTTAATACAGTCATTACATTTATAGTGTTTTTCTTGTTTTTATCGTTTGGTGAACAGCTCCTTACGACTACGATTGAGCAAAATATTTGGACATGGACAATTGCGGGTGGTTTAATTGGGTTAGGGATGATCGTACCTGGACTCAGTCCATCAAATTTCTTAATTTATTTTGGTATGTATAAAGCAATGTCTGATGGGATAAAGAATCTTGATTTTGGTGTTATTATTCCAATTGGTGTTGGTGCTGTATTATGTGTATTAGCACTTTCAAAATTAATTGAATTTATTCTGGACCGTGCGTATTCGACACTATTTCATTTTATTTTAGGTGTTGTTTTTGCATCAACAGTTATGATTATTCCAACAAATTATCAGGGGATTAATTGGATAGGAATACTTTTATGTGTAGTTCTTTTTGAATTAGGAATATTACTTGGTTGGTGGATGAGTGAGTTGGAGCGACGCTATACGTAA